A stretch of the Bdellovibrio sp. 22V genome encodes the following:
- a CDS encoding murein L,D-transpeptidase catalytic domain family protein has product MKAVLSFFILLVLTSTTQASWFDKKISGRYLYDVFRKQGVPKQAVERVFEFLDLNADKKFKLKLNEETTTKKIANKDYAVIVDFSKPSSEKRLYFMNLKNGGVEKYYVAHGVNSGEDRAVSFSNEIDSRKSSLGFYITGSIYTGKHGESLYLHGLEKTNDLAFKRDIVMHGAKYVSLEFLEKYGRMGRSWGCPAVSEAVNKKLLPLIKGGAVFYAYHKELVLMTQARATIQNVRGDQRDTSENGHNVVFEELDP; this is encoded by the coding sequence ATGAAAGCAGTTCTTAGCTTCTTCATCTTGCTGGTGCTCACCTCTACAACACAGGCAAGTTGGTTTGATAAAAAAATCAGTGGCCGATATCTTTACGATGTCTTTCGCAAGCAAGGCGTACCGAAACAAGCCGTCGAGCGCGTTTTCGAATTTCTTGATCTCAATGCCGACAAAAAATTCAAACTAAAACTCAACGAAGAGACGACGACCAAAAAGATCGCGAACAAAGACTACGCCGTGATCGTTGATTTTTCCAAGCCGTCTTCGGAAAAGCGTCTTTACTTTATGAATCTAAAAAATGGCGGCGTCGAAAAATATTATGTCGCGCACGGAGTGAACTCCGGCGAAGACCGCGCCGTCAGTTTTTCGAATGAAATCGATTCGCGTAAATCCTCTTTGGGATTTTACATCACGGGTTCTATTTACACCGGCAAACACGGCGAATCGCTTTACTTGCATGGGTTGGAAAAAACCAACGACCTCGCCTTTAAAAGAGACATCGTCATGCACGGAGCTAAATATGTCTCGCTGGAATTTCTAGAAAAATACGGAAGAATGGGGCGAAGCTGGGGATGCCCCGCCGTCTCAGAGGCTGTTAATAAAAAACTGCTTCCGCTGATCAAAGGCGGAGCCGTCTTTTATGCCTATCACAAAGAACTAGTGCTTATGACACAAGCACGCGCGACGATTCAAAACGTGCGCGGTGATCAGAGAGATACTTCCGAGAATGGTCACAACGTCGTATTCGAAGAGCTCGACCCATGA
- a CDS encoding alpha/beta fold hydrolase yields the protein MTVHSLEFTERMAGHIVAQNFTLNPAHPLSRTSFQEAEISPHHQPFEFTLTISVQDVNSFIRDPELQAAAFGTVASFAGKNFSVEEGHFNLFTRPSVSPDLDTAKEMHYRLYLQDTQGKDWTFYGFKEILKEDGFEAWSQTTTLYFYLWEGHSDFKDGQEKKVHGLGILHISVGDFIKQLGTFKTNADSPLEEQSLIAQFLNVFAANLWQAYAPFMFTTTSSRWNEHLYPLHTTQGVALGEKTLHPLDTADGLTISVQRFKVKESKKVVLLLHGLTTSTDMYIMPEHQNLVNYLHAHGFTDVWSLDWRGSGRFTYNLIPHRYTIDDIAKNDVPRAVEFIRQKCGEDVEIHVICHCVGSLAFMASLAAGHVKNIKSVISNSVSLTPKVRWQGFLKLLFGPTVFEHLFGYAYISPRMPYLPGPGFGKWIYWMERLLRKECKEPACHLVSFMWGWGFPAAYSHRNMHPITHRRLVDLFGGTSFHYYRHIRKMLFAKASISYEKKNRTNYLEEMKKRKDLPPILLMSGSENHIFPGSNKETYAQLREHHGKVRYLELPHYGHQDVFMGQYCHIEVFPKLVAFLKEQGA from the coding sequence ATGACAGTACACAGCTTAGAGTTCACTGAAAGAATGGCCGGGCACATTGTTGCTCAAAACTTCACTCTGAATCCCGCGCATCCTCTTTCGCGCACTTCATTTCAAGAAGCCGAAATCAGTCCTCACCACCAGCCTTTCGAATTTACACTGACGATCTCTGTGCAAGACGTGAACTCGTTCATTCGCGATCCTGAATTGCAAGCGGCCGCCTTCGGAACTGTCGCGTCTTTTGCGGGAAAAAATTTTTCCGTCGAAGAAGGCCACTTCAATCTTTTTACTCGGCCTTCCGTAAGTCCCGACTTGGACACCGCGAAAGAAATGCACTACCGTCTTTACCTGCAAGACACCCAAGGGAAAGATTGGACCTTTTACGGCTTCAAAGAAATTTTAAAAGAAGACGGTTTTGAGGCGTGGTCACAGACAACGACATTGTATTTTTATCTCTGGGAAGGTCACTCCGATTTCAAAGACGGCCAAGAAAAGAAAGTTCATGGCTTAGGCATTTTGCATATTTCCGTCGGCGACTTCATTAAACAACTTGGTACTTTTAAAACGAATGCCGACAGTCCTTTAGAAGAACAAAGCCTTATCGCGCAGTTCCTCAACGTCTTTGCCGCCAACCTTTGGCAGGCTTATGCCCCTTTCATGTTCACAACCACGTCGTCGCGCTGGAATGAACATCTTTACCCTTTGCATACGACCCAAGGCGTGGCCCTCGGTGAAAAAACTTTACATCCGCTTGATACGGCGGATGGTCTTACGATTTCAGTTCAGCGCTTTAAGGTGAAAGAAAGCAAAAAGGTTGTTTTGCTTTTGCACGGCCTTACAACCTCCACGGATATGTACATCATGCCGGAGCATCAAAACCTGGTGAACTATCTTCATGCCCACGGCTTTACGGACGTATGGTCGCTCGATTGGCGTGGCAGCGGACGCTTTACTTACAATCTTATTCCGCATCGTTATACGATCGATGACATCGCAAAAAATGACGTTCCTCGAGCCGTCGAATTTATCCGCCAAAAATGCGGCGAAGATGTAGAGATCCACGTGATCTGTCATTGCGTGGGTTCCCTGGCATTCATGGCTTCGCTGGCCGCGGGTCACGTAAAAAATATTAAAAGCGTTATTTCCAACAGCGTTTCTTTAACTCCTAAAGTGCGCTGGCAAGGCTTTTTAAAACTGCTCTTCGGGCCGACAGTATTTGAACATCTTTTTGGCTATGCTTACATCAGTCCGCGAATGCCGTACCTTCCCGGTCCCGGTTTTGGAAAATGGATTTACTGGATGGAGCGCCTACTGCGCAAAGAGTGTAAAGAACCGGCCTGTCACCTTGTGAGCTTTATGTGGGGCTGGGGTTTTCCCGCCGCTTACTCTCACCGCAACATGCACCCGATTACGCACCGTCGTCTGGTCGATCTTTTCGGCGGAACCAGTTTTCATTACTACAGACATATTCGCAAAATGCTTTTCGCCAAAGCCTCTATTTCTTATGAAAAGAAAAATCGCACGAATTATTTGGAAGAGATGAAAAAACGCAAAGACCTGCCGCCAATACTTCTTATGAGCGGCTCTGAGAATCATATTTTTCCGGGTTCTAATAAGGAAACTTATGCCCAGCTTCGCGAGCATCACGGAAAAGTTCGTTATTTGGAACTCCCCCACTACGGGCATCAAGACGTTTTTATGGGACAGTATTGCCATATTGAAGTCTTCCCTAAACTCGTTGCCTTCCTGAAAGAGCAAGGAGCTTAA
- a CDS encoding DUF5050 domain-containing protein, whose product MKFYRHVLYAILSLLGLSGCSLDASLKSQLLSQVSSERFKLTPERDLVFTEQGTLSFAVNTTPLFSPSAVAPAVSTAQLKVLADVTVLATPALVDDIKPLLRPERVDVGTEPLSIPPIPDNFETTPVAFRKSSSLSGVSSFDQCSLTPLLPGAECSFESVSVPLEEIETGALTFHFDQGEDAQYETKRYKVSRVSFGALTSDISPSFSARESGVAVLDNEYYQLSSDNSTYLKTSPTTFRKVYQRSSNYDFLKEIARFGDYIYFHGYKPNVDYTGLYVMKADFSEFRLVANIRTNASDLSMFGNYEMVLYRGKLYFTLYEADFRSKLFRMNPDGTGVEKISNFVSGAADGIFMLKVYNDKLYFTANVGSTPSTGYKLFYLTTDEGGDNLAIYRFPNMNATGYDIGGIYVVENKLYVVGTTSLGSGVYRISSDHSTWTRILETENYYTFEFVHKSPLWLAAFSESFSDSRYSFFLFNPTNEQFTLLSDLDPDGTTYNIAPENFVLSADRIYFAASTEGMSALMSTNYQGGDLKVHALDVSVDDRLAILGDRVFFTAENSSFDKDIYSINAKTGEGLQRHTNMGSWGWNLTNQSMYQLPSSELIFVWSGEMFMIEFL is encoded by the coding sequence ATGAAGTTTTATAGGCACGTCTTATACGCGATTCTTTCTTTGCTTGGACTTTCTGGCTGCAGTCTGGATGCATCTTTAAAAAGCCAACTCCTCTCTCAAGTGAGCAGTGAACGTTTTAAGCTTACGCCGGAAAGAGATCTGGTTTTTACGGAGCAGGGAACGCTGAGCTTCGCGGTGAATACAACGCCTCTTTTTTCTCCGTCTGCGGTGGCTCCTGCGGTCAGTACGGCGCAGTTGAAAGTTCTAGCGGATGTCACGGTGCTGGCGACGCCGGCTCTTGTCGATGATATCAAACCTTTGCTTCGTCCCGAGAGAGTGGATGTCGGAACAGAGCCTTTAAGCATACCGCCGATTCCAGATAATTTCGAAACGACACCCGTGGCTTTCCGAAAGAGTTCAAGTCTTTCGGGTGTTTCGTCTTTTGATCAATGCTCTTTGACACCGTTGTTGCCCGGGGCTGAATGTTCTTTTGAGAGTGTGAGCGTGCCTTTAGAAGAAATTGAAACGGGCGCGTTGACATTTCATTTCGATCAAGGGGAAGACGCTCAATACGAAACAAAACGTTACAAAGTCTCTCGTGTGTCCTTTGGCGCCTTGACGAGTGATATATCTCCGTCGTTTTCCGCAAGAGAGTCGGGCGTGGCGGTGCTTGATAATGAATACTATCAATTAAGTTCCGACAACAGCACTTACCTGAAAACGTCGCCTACGACATTTAGAAAAGTTTATCAGCGCAGCAGTAACTATGATTTCTTGAAAGAGATCGCGCGATTTGGCGATTACATTTACTTTCATGGCTACAAACCCAATGTCGACTATACAGGCCTTTATGTTATGAAGGCGGATTTTTCTGAATTTAGGCTGGTCGCGAATATTAGAACCAACGCGAGTGATCTGTCGATGTTTGGCAACTATGAAATGGTGCTCTATCGTGGAAAGCTGTATTTCACGCTTTACGAAGCTGATTTTAGAAGTAAACTTTTTCGCATGAATCCGGACGGCACCGGCGTAGAGAAGATCTCGAATTTTGTTTCTGGCGCGGCTGACGGAATCTTCATGCTGAAAGTTTACAATGACAAACTTTATTTTACCGCGAACGTAGGTTCGACTCCGTCGACCGGATACAAATTATTTTATCTTACAACGGACGAGGGCGGGGATAATCTCGCGATCTATCGCTTTCCTAATATGAATGCCACAGGTTATGACATCGGCGGTATTTACGTTGTTGAAAATAAACTTTATGTCGTCGGCACGACATCTCTTGGCAGCGGAGTTTATAGAATATCTTCGGATCACTCGACCTGGACGCGAATTTTAGAAACGGAAAATTACTACACATTCGAATTCGTGCATAAAAGTCCTTTGTGGCTCGCCGCTTTTAGCGAGAGCTTTAGCGATTCTCGTTATAGTTTTTTTCTTTTTAATCCCACGAACGAGCAGTTCACCTTGCTGTCGGACTTAGACCCCGACGGGACGACTTACAATATAGCTCCGGAAAATTTTGTTTTAAGTGCGGATCGTATTTATTTTGCCGCTTCGACAGAAGGCATGTCGGCCTTAATGTCGACGAATTACCAAGGCGGAGACCTCAAGGTGCATGCGCTCGACGTGAGTGTTGATGACCGACTTGCGATTCTTGGAGATCGTGTCTTTTTTACCGCGGAAAACAGTTCGTTTGATAAAGATATTTACTCCATCAATGCCAAAACCGGCGAAGGTTTGCAGCGGCACACGAATATGGGAAGCTGGGGGTGGAATCTGACGAATCAATCTATGTATCAGTTGCCAAGCTCAGAGCTTATTTTCGTCTGGAGTGGAGAGATGTTTATGATCGAATTCCTCTAA
- a CDS encoding MerC domain-containing protein, with protein sequence MNEHACCEVNHSEHEQFDEKTGTWDKIGIFLSSLCAIHCLATPLLVLTLPVMGEVFEQEWMHLTMALFVVPVGLFAFWSGYKHHKQVKVFALGVLGLLMVGGASLAPHSWVELFEYDVVTILGSISLITAHVLNRRACLCHKH encoded by the coding sequence GTGAACGAACATGCATGCTGCGAAGTGAATCACTCTGAACACGAACAATTCGATGAGAAGACGGGAACCTGGGATAAGATCGGGATTTTTCTTTCAAGTCTTTGTGCGATTCACTGTCTGGCGACACCTTTGCTTGTTTTGACTTTGCCAGTAATGGGCGAAGTTTTTGAACAAGAGTGGATGCATTTAACAATGGCTTTGTTTGTTGTGCCTGTAGGTCTTTTTGCTTTCTGGTCCGGCTACAAACACCATAAGCAAGTGAAAGTTTTCGCTTTGGGCGTCTTAGGTCTTCTTATGGTCGGTGGTGCTTCCTTAGCTCCACATTCATGGGTCGAGCTCTTCGAATACGACGTTGTGACCATTCTCGGAAGTATCTCTCTGATCACCGCGCACGTTTTGAATCGTCGCGCGTGCTTGTGTCATAAGCACTAG
- a CDS encoding GMC family oxidoreductase, which translates to MIDCDYDYIVIGSGFGGSVMTCRLAEKGYKVLLLERGRQWKMHEFPRRPHEIQQNMFWDPEDNKFGLMEFLDNPESDAISLTASGLGGGSLIYANVLYKMPAENFHAWPGGFTREKLEPYYDKVLATMEAKPYPFETESFYHHTPKTSTLKRLATELPVSDEENEPPKFVLPPLAVRFEGAYPGEQTKNIHGATQSKCTKCGECDLGCNIHAKNTLDLNYLYRAQHLKTKAEVRTHAEVQRIEYIDGVYKVTYVIPQMPEHEISFTAKNVIVAAGSVGSTSLLLKMKKEGYLPRLNSWLGKKWCGNGDLLGIVLDSEENLDPTNGPVITGALQYSFKNYPDGFAHNMVVEDAGFPIGMAWYLSGKIPQLRGLGGTLKLIAKNLRDYLYKILRLKNPRKELNIGDDFATAIDRADFVRRAFVLLGMGRDRPDGEISLRSDNKAVIRWKLEKSELHYDRLRRAMKNIADKVGGVFMDNPLTHLDKVIAVHPLGGCPMGNTSEDGFVSPQGKVFGYDGLYVVDGSIIPTSIGPNPSLTIAALAEYISEQIPAKDSILKKATELA; encoded by the coding sequence ATGATCGACTGCGATTACGACTATATTGTTATTGGTTCTGGATTCGGCGGCTCTGTGATGACGTGCCGGCTTGCTGAAAAAGGTTACAAAGTTTTGCTTCTGGAACGCGGACGCCAATGGAAAATGCACGAGTTCCCGCGTCGTCCTCACGAGATCCAACAAAACATGTTCTGGGATCCCGAAGACAATAAATTTGGTCTTATGGAATTTCTCGACAATCCGGAAAGTGATGCAATCTCTTTGACAGCAAGCGGACTTGGCGGCGGCAGTCTTATTTACGCCAACGTTCTTTACAAAATGCCCGCTGAAAATTTCCACGCTTGGCCGGGTGGTTTTACGCGGGAAAAGTTAGAACCTTATTACGATAAAGTTCTAGCCACGATGGAAGCAAAACCTTATCCTTTCGAAACAGAGTCCTTTTATCATCACACTCCGAAAACAAGTACGCTCAAACGTTTGGCGACGGAGCTTCCCGTTTCCGACGAAGAAAATGAACCTCCCAAATTCGTCCTGCCGCCTTTAGCCGTACGCTTTGAAGGCGCTTATCCCGGCGAGCAGACAAAGAACATTCATGGTGCCACCCAGTCGAAATGCACAAAGTGCGGCGAGTGCGATCTTGGTTGTAACATTCACGCGAAAAATACTTTGGATTTAAATTATCTTTATCGCGCCCAGCATTTAAAAACGAAAGCGGAAGTACGCACCCACGCTGAGGTTCAACGCATTGAATACATCGACGGCGTTTATAAAGTGACCTACGTGATTCCGCAAATGCCAGAGCATGAGATCTCTTTCACCGCGAAAAACGTTATTGTGGCGGCGGGCTCTGTAGGTTCGACGTCTTTGCTTTTAAAAATGAAAAAGGAAGGTTATCTTCCCCGTTTGAATTCCTGGTTAGGAAAAAAATGGTGTGGCAACGGCGATCTTTTGGGAATCGTTCTTGATTCTGAAGAGAACCTCGATCCCACAAACGGTCCCGTCATCACGGGTGCCTTACAATATTCCTTTAAGAATTATCCCGATGGCTTTGCTCACAATATGGTCGTTGAAGACGCGGGTTTTCCCATCGGCATGGCCTGGTATCTTTCCGGCAAAATTCCGCAACTGCGGGGTCTTGGCGGAACTCTGAAACTGATTGCAAAAAACCTTCGCGACTATCTTTATAAGATTTTGCGTCTTAAGAATCCACGCAAAGAACTCAATATTGGCGACGACTTCGCCACAGCGATCGACCGCGCCGACTTTGTTCGTCGTGCTTTTGTCCTCTTGGGAATGGGACGTGATCGCCCCGATGGCGAGATCTCGTTGCGCTCAGACAATAAAGCCGTTATCCGCTGGAAGCTCGAGAAGAGCGAACTGCACTATGACCGTCTTCGTCGTGCCATGAAAAATATCGCGGATAAAGTCGGCGGCGTGTTCATGGATAATCCTCTCACGCATCTTGATAAGGTGATCGCGGTCCATCCTCTAGGCGGGTGTCCCATGGGGAATACGTCGGAAGACGGCTTTGTTTCTCCGCAAGGAAAAGTCTTTGGTTATGACGGGCTTTACGTTGTCGATGGCAGTATCATTCCAACATCGATCGGGCCGAATCCGTCACTCACGATCGCAGCCTTGGCTGAATACATTTCCGAGCAAATTCCCGCCAAAGATTCTATTCTGAAAAAGGCAACGGAACTGGCGTAA
- a CDS encoding protein adenylyltransferase SelO family protein, giving the protein MPQYKNPPIYELGPDFYDEVEPAQFPKAILRYRNQDAAHSIGLAHLTAEEWQKHFWSFQPIEKNIQKPLALRYHGHQFQVYNPRLGDGRGFLFAQFLTEGKLFDLGTKGSGQTPYSRNGDGRLTLKGAFREILATEMLESYGMNTSKTFSVFETGESLERHDEPSPTRAGVLVRLSHSHIRFGTFQRLAFLGETENIKKLIDYCVKYFYPQLSSFTDLERAAAFLREVSQASAKTAASWMISGFVHGVLNTDNMNITGESFDYGPYRFLPTYDPAFTAAYFDEAGLYCYGRQPASVLWNLYQLGGALMKAFPELPVQDLLEDFSDTFSLHIHHRLLKRLNLRNPLEEPAAQADLNQELVTDLFSFMDQEKGLFEQTLFDLHSGANDERLQRSPQAALYQKESFAKLKDTLNCYEIADNQIAVHPYFQQGKACSMLIDELEALWKPIADNDDWAPFEKKLQEIRSFRGVYT; this is encoded by the coding sequence GTGCCACAATATAAAAATCCTCCCATTTATGAGCTCGGCCCCGATTTCTACGACGAAGTCGAACCTGCACAGTTTCCCAAAGCGATTTTACGCTATCGCAATCAGGATGCGGCTCACAGCATCGGCCTTGCACACCTCACGGCGGAGGAGTGGCAAAAACACTTTTGGTCTTTCCAACCGATCGAGAAGAATATTCAAAAGCCTTTGGCTTTGCGCTATCACGGGCATCAATTCCAAGTTTACAATCCTCGTCTTGGTGATGGTCGTGGATTTCTGTTTGCGCAATTTCTGACTGAAGGAAAACTTTTTGATTTAGGCACCAAAGGCAGTGGACAAACTCCCTACTCGCGCAATGGCGATGGTCGTCTGACTTTAAAAGGAGCTTTTCGCGAAATTCTCGCCACCGAAATGCTTGAATCCTACGGCATGAACACTTCAAAAACTTTTTCGGTTTTCGAAACGGGAGAAAGTCTTGAAAGACACGACGAACCTTCCCCCACCCGCGCCGGAGTTCTTGTTCGTCTTAGTCACAGTCACATTCGTTTCGGAACTTTCCAGCGTCTCGCATTTTTAGGCGAAACGGAGAACATCAAAAAACTTATCGACTATTGCGTAAAATATTTTTACCCACAGCTAAGTTCTTTCACCGATCTTGAGCGCGCGGCGGCCTTCTTGCGGGAGGTTTCCCAGGCCTCGGCTAAAACCGCAGCTTCGTGGATGATCTCAGGATTTGTTCACGGTGTTTTAAATACCGACAATATGAATATCACCGGTGAAAGTTTCGATTACGGTCCGTATCGCTTTCTTCCGACGTACGATCCCGCTTTCACAGCGGCCTATTTTGATGAAGCGGGACTTTATTGTTACGGCCGACAACCAGCTTCCGTGTTGTGGAATCTTTATCAACTAGGCGGCGCCTTGATGAAGGCCTTTCCTGAGTTGCCGGTTCAAGATCTGCTTGAAGATTTTAGCGACACCTTTTCCCTTCACATTCACCACAGGCTTCTTAAACGTCTTAATTTGCGCAATCCCCTTGAAGAACCCGCAGCGCAAGCGGATCTGAATCAGGAACTGGTTACAGATCTTTTCTCCTTCATGGATCAGGAAAAAGGGTTGTTTGAGCAGACTCTTTTTGATTTGCATTCCGGCGCCAACGACGAGCGCCTGCAAAGATCTCCGCAAGCGGCTCTATACCAGAAAGAGTCTTTCGCAAAACTTAAAGACACATTGAATTGTTATGAAATCGCCGATAACCAAATCGCAGTCCATCCTTACTTTCAGCAAGGCAAAGCCTGTTCGATGTTGATTGATGAATTGGAAGCATTGTGGAAGCCCATCGCTGACAATGACGACTGGGCTCCGTTTGAAAAGAAGCTGCAAGAAATTCGCAGCTTCCGAGGTGTTTACACTTAA
- a CDS encoding DUF6765 family protein, translated as MQIDFHLGVTYVLARLSGFSPYEANTIASASQYVDDAIHEGTILFNNRSMYKFTASAHKMLDYRNFKELANHHVWIPFHFIPGNSVSDLQMDPLTQKLICRPNSKVAQDITQNCIQNFQRTYGYHLLGVTTHAYVDTWAHQGFSGITHESNKVYDIYDDAGSLDHEMLDYRDQYFKSGKYRPWWRFLYDRLISYFVSEANPIGHGSVLSYPDLPYLKWSYRDWKGRLIERDNPTDYMTAVHHVLDFYKRLRETHKMTVIKIQERDIAKIKELLENIDNEESEDRLKKWEHEIRCGAFSFGTDTWKYSTEGQDSWLKEAFDYDTQDEFEYEDVVYKETFLTSNWKMMHDALAYYRFSVLHEILPRYQICVA; from the coding sequence ATGCAAATCGATTTTCATCTCGGCGTTACATATGTTTTGGCACGTTTAAGCGGCTTTTCGCCTTACGAGGCAAACACGATCGCAAGTGCCTCCCAATACGTGGACGATGCAATTCACGAAGGCACGATTCTGTTTAACAACCGCTCCATGTACAAGTTCACGGCCAGCGCGCATAAGATGCTCGACTATCGTAACTTTAAAGAATTGGCTAACCACCACGTGTGGATTCCGTTTCATTTTATCCCCGGTAACAGCGTCAGCGACCTACAGATGGATCCGTTGACTCAAAAACTGATCTGTCGCCCAAACAGCAAAGTCGCGCAGGACATCACTCAAAACTGCATTCAAAATTTTCAGCGTACTTATGGGTATCATCTTCTTGGTGTGACTACTCACGCTTATGTCGATACATGGGCGCATCAGGGATTTTCCGGAATCACGCACGAGTCGAACAAAGTCTATGATATCTATGACGATGCGGGCTCTTTAGATCACGAGATGCTCGATTACCGTGATCAGTACTTTAAAAGCGGCAAATACCGCCCGTGGTGGCGATTTCTTTATGACCGTCTGATTTCCTATTTTGTCAGTGAAGCCAATCCCATCGGCCATGGCAGCGTTCTTAGTTATCCCGATCTTCCGTACCTTAAGTGGAGTTACCGTGACTGGAAAGGCCGTCTTATCGAACGAGACAATCCCACCGACTACATGACAGCCGTTCATCACGTTCTGGATTTTTACAAACGTCTGCGCGAAACTCACAAGATGACTGTCATCAAAATTCAAGAGCGGGATATCGCAAAAATCAAAGAGCTTCTTGAAAACATCGATAACGAAGAATCCGAAGACCGCCTGAAAAAATGGGAGCATGAAATCCGTTGCGGCGCTTTTAGTTTTGGCACCGACACATGGAAGTATTCAACCGAGGGCCAAGACTCCTGGTTGAAAGAAGCGTTCGACTATGACACTCAGGACGAGTTTGAATATGAAGACGTCGTCTATAAAGAGACATTTCTGACTTCAAACTGGAAAATGATGCACGATGCGCTGGCCTACTACCGCTTCAGTGTTTTGCACGAAATACTTCCCCGTTATCAAATCTGCGTAGCATAG
- a CDS encoding high-potential iron-sulfur protein codes for MDNKMNRRSFFSTVAKLAGVAVVAPAALTAVFSSSAHAQKKRGGAAPAAGNAMPMVDPNDSVAKAVKYIEDHKKAPEAKGNHCATCGFYAKKETRNGKEAGTCTIFAGKLVYADAWCASWNKKA; via the coding sequence ATGGATAACAAAATGAATCGTCGTAGTTTCTTTTCAACTGTTGCGAAATTAGCGGGTGTAGCTGTCGTAGCTCCAGCTGCTTTGACAGCGGTTTTCTCGTCTTCTGCACATGCACAAAAGAAGAGAGGCGGAGCGGCTCCAGCAGCCGGCAATGCTATGCCTATGGTTGATCCCAATGACTCTGTGGCAAAAGCTGTGAAGTATATTGAAGATCATAAAAAAGCTCCCGAAGCGAAAGGCAATCACTGCGCGACTTGTGGTTTCTACGCTAAGAAAGAGACTCGCAATGGTAAAGAAGCGGGAACTTGCACGATCTTCGCGGGCAAACTGGTTTACGCTGATGCTTGGTGCGCATCTTGGAATAAAAAAGCTTAA